In Acidobacteriota bacterium, one DNA window encodes the following:
- a CDS encoding insulinase family protein: MKRVRAAAALVVFLAVFVSSPAPAQSFAVEKYKLPNGMTVILYPDHTLPVATISIWYRVGSKDEPARRSGFAHLFEHLMFMGTERVPNGEFDRLMEASGGSNNASTGSDGTHYYSSGPASLLPTLLWLDAERLEDLPRAMDQKKVDLQRDVVLNELRQSYENQPYGRADLAIQQMLYPPSHPYHFPTIGTAEDLKAAVAADVKDFFATYYVPNNASLVVAGDFDPVAIKPLVEKLFGNLPRGAEPPRKAIPAVKLDGARRGAMFDKVQLPLVAFAYHTPPALTQADAECDLLASVLADGKSSRLYKRLVIDDKLAAAVSASNASATLGSVLRIDVQGRPDADLGRIEKIVDEEIARLLAGGIQPGELSQRKETTELAKLSALQRLETRADLLNFYEDAWGEPNGFKRDLDRYRDATPAAVLATAKQVLTQDARVVYRVLPEQPKRAPSARDARPADGPPVPFRPPSPERFKLANGIPVELWKTPDLPLTRVAALFRSEGALDASAARAGLASMAAEMLDEGAGTRDAIAFGEAVASLGASFSAGASRRSVQASLTILSRNVGQGVPLLADAVRHPRFDPKDFERVKRLTLDEIAQSEDEAPVVADRVAARALFGDAHPYAWPADGTQASVGAITLDEAKAAHAALVRPEAATLLVASSLPPAEIKAALEKSFGDWKAAGPAPKRAAVPASYAAADKGLRVYLVDRPDAAQTSVRFLAPAPRFADPSRVPLRLLGTVLGGSFTSRLNQNLREKHGYTYGASARFAPGPVLGTFSAGAEITAKDTGAAVKEFLAEFERISKGDVTDEEAGKARGLVKNGAVGAFSGLSGIVGTAAGYVENGAPFETLGEDLAAMEKMSTAALNAQAKTALPLDRSVLVLVGDKATILPRSRRQDYRRRSRWIRGGRRDRRPRPRSSIP, from the coding sequence ATGAAGAGAGTTCGTGCCGCTGCCGCTCTGGTCGTCTTCCTTGCTGTTTTCGTCTCCTCCCCCGCCCCCGCCCAGAGCTTCGCGGTCGAGAAGTACAAGCTCCCGAACGGGATGACGGTGATCCTCTACCCGGATCACACGCTGCCCGTCGCGACGATCAGCATCTGGTACCGGGTCGGGAGCAAGGACGAGCCGGCCCGGCGCAGCGGCTTCGCACACCTCTTCGAGCACCTCATGTTCATGGGCACTGAGCGCGTCCCGAACGGCGAATTCGACCGGCTCATGGAGGCCTCGGGCGGGTCGAACAACGCCTCGACCGGCTCGGACGGCACGCATTACTACTCGTCGGGTCCCGCGTCGCTCCTGCCGACGCTGCTTTGGCTCGACGCCGAGCGCCTCGAGGATCTGCCCCGCGCGATGGACCAGAAAAAGGTCGACCTGCAGCGCGACGTCGTCCTGAACGAGCTGCGCCAGAGCTACGAGAACCAGCCCTATGGACGGGCGGACCTCGCGATCCAGCAGATGCTCTATCCGCCGTCGCACCCGTACCACTTCCCGACCATCGGGACGGCCGAGGACCTGAAGGCCGCCGTCGCGGCCGACGTGAAGGACTTCTTCGCGACGTACTACGTCCCGAACAACGCGAGCCTCGTCGTGGCGGGCGACTTCGACCCGGTGGCGATCAAGCCCCTCGTCGAGAAGCTCTTCGGCAACCTCCCGCGGGGAGCCGAGCCGCCGAGAAAGGCAATCCCCGCCGTCAAGCTCGACGGCGCCAGGCGCGGCGCGATGTTCGACAAGGTGCAGCTCCCGCTCGTCGCCTTCGCGTACCACACCCCGCCCGCACTCACGCAGGCTGACGCCGAGTGCGACCTCCTCGCCTCCGTCCTCGCGGACGGCAAGAGCAGCCGCCTGTACAAGCGGCTCGTGATCGACGACAAGCTTGCGGCGGCCGTCTCGGCCTCGAATGCGAGCGCCACCCTCGGGTCCGTCCTCAGGATCGACGTCCAGGGGCGCCCCGACGCGGACCTCGGCCGCATCGAGAAAATCGTGGACGAGGAGATCGCGCGCCTGCTCGCCGGCGGCATCCAGCCGGGCGAGCTTTCCCAGCGCAAGGAGACCACCGAGCTCGCGAAGCTCTCGGCCCTCCAGCGCCTCGAAACCCGCGCGGACCTCCTGAACTTCTACGAGGACGCCTGGGGCGAGCCGAACGGGTTCAAGCGCGACCTCGACCGCTACCGAGACGCGACTCCCGCGGCCGTCCTCGCGACCGCGAAGCAGGTCCTCACGCAGGACGCCCGCGTCGTCTACCGCGTCCTCCCGGAGCAGCCGAAGCGCGCGCCGTCGGCGCGCGACGCGCGGCCCGCGGACGGCCCGCCCGTCCCGTTCCGCCCGCCGTCCCCCGAGCGCTTCAAGCTCGCGAACGGCATCCCCGTCGAGCTCTGGAAGACGCCGGACCTGCCGCTCACGCGGGTCGCTGCGTTGTTTCGGTCCGAGGGAGCGCTGGACGCATCCGCCGCGCGCGCGGGCCTTGCCTCGATGGCCGCGGAAATGCTCGACGAGGGCGCCGGCACGCGCGACGCCATCGCGTTCGGCGAGGCCGTCGCGAGCCTCGGCGCCAGCTTCTCGGCGGGGGCGTCGCGCCGCTCCGTGCAGGCGAGCCTCACGATCCTCTCCCGCAACGTCGGGCAGGGAGTGCCGCTGCTCGCGGACGCCGTCCGGCATCCGCGCTTCGACCCGAAGGACTTCGAGCGCGTCAAGCGCCTCACGCTCGACGAGATCGCGCAGAGCGAGGACGAGGCGCCCGTCGTGGCGGACCGCGTCGCCGCCCGCGCGCTTTTCGGTGACGCGCACCCCTACGCCTGGCCGGCCGACGGCACGCAGGCCTCCGTCGGCGCCATCACGCTCGACGAGGCAAAGGCGGCCCACGCGGCTCTCGTGAGGCCCGAGGCCGCGACGCTTCTCGTCGCGAGCAGCCTGCCACCGGCCGAGATCAAGGCGGCGCTCGAGAAGTCCTTCGGCGACTGGAAGGCCGCCGGCCCCGCTCCGAAGCGAGCAGCGGTTCCCGCGAGCTACGCGGCCGCGGACAAGGGCCTGCGCGTCTACCTCGTGGACCGGCCCGACGCGGCACAGACGAGCGTGCGTTTCCTCGCGCCCGCGCCGCGCTTCGCCGACCCCTCGCGAGTCCCGCTGCGCCTTCTCGGCACCGTCCTCGGCGGCAGCTTCACGAGCCGCCTGAACCAGAACCTGCGCGAGAAGCACGGCTACACGTACGGGGCGTCGGCGCGCTTCGCGCCCGGGCCCGTCCTCGGGACGTTTTCCGCCGGGGCCGAGATCACGGCGAAAGACACGGGTGCCGCGGTCAAGGAGTTCCTCGCCGAGTTCGAACGGATCTCGAAGGGCGACGTCACGGACGAAGAGGCCGGCAAGGCACGCGGCCTCGTCAAGAACGGGGCGGTCGGGGCGTTCTCCGGGCTCTCCGGGATCGTCGGGACCGCGGCGGGCTACGTCGAGAACGGAGCGCCGTTCGAGACGCTCGGCGAGGACCTCGCCGCGATGGAGAAGATGAGCACCGCGGCGCTCAACGCACAGGCGAAGACCGCACTGCCGCTGGACCGGTCCGTCCTCGTCCTCGTGGGCGACAAGGCGACAATCCTCCCCAGATCAAGGAGGCAGGATTACCGGCGCCGATCGAGGTGGATACGTGGGGGGCGCCGAGACCGGCGCCCGCGCCCTAGATCTTCGATTCCTTGA
- a CDS encoding transcriptional repressor — protein MGSSDPPFCSCYASGVRPRAPRIPPETNQTTDLRRAGLRVTPARLAVLAALRARLAPASHADLASELEDAVPDRATVYRNLVELVKAGLARRRDLGDHVWRFEAAGARPGGKDHPHFLCTSCGSLACLDTLKVSLRRGARVPRALKDDAVEILVKGLCDECAPAP, from the coding sequence ATGGGATCCTCCGACCCTCCATTCTGCTCCTGCTACGCTTCCGGCGTGCGCCCGCGCGCCCCGCGAATCCCGCCGGAAACCAACCAAACGACGGACCTGCGCCGAGCCGGCCTGCGGGTGACACCCGCCCGCCTCGCGGTGCTCGCCGCACTGCGCGCCCGGCTGGCGCCGGCGAGCCACGCGGACCTCGCCTCGGAGCTCGAAGACGCCGTCCCGGACCGGGCGACCGTCTACCGGAACCTCGTCGAGCTCGTGAAGGCCGGACTCGCCCGCCGCAGGGACCTCGGCGACCACGTCTGGCGGTTCGAAGCGGCGGGCGCGCGTCCCGGCGGCAAGGATCACCCGCACTTCCTCTGCACGTCCTGCGGCTCCCTCGCCTGCCTCGACACGCTCAAGGTCTCGCTCCGCCGCGGCGCGCGCGTCCCGCGCGCGCTGAAGGACGATGCGGTGGAGATCCTGGTCAAAGGCCTCTGTGACGAATGCGCCCCAGCCCCATAA